One Glaciihabitans arcticus DNA window includes the following coding sequences:
- a CDS encoding Dyp-type peroxidase produces the protein MTESGPRNEPTFRPSRRGLLSAALGGAAGLALGATGGVALTRTDTPAPASTPAPTEVVPVRGEHQAGVHLPASPQQFGALLVLDTAATDTGWLAALGARIVALGSDDALLPDGAGDLTVTVGIGPRLVPDGLPGSTDLPGFADDNEIDPGARGGDVLLAAYSSDPTVLAAVLADLALLVPGAVTRWQQFVFRGKGSGTKARNPLGFMDGIVVPHTSAEFADGVWIPDGPAAGGSILVIRRLRLDTSAFRALEVGEREAVIGRRLSDGAPLSGGAPDDQVDLRAKTPEGELLVPARSHARAAHPSFTGSSLMFRRSYSFENDGETGLVFMSFQNELRTFVVTQQRLDEVDALRTFSTPTASATFLVLPGFDDERPLGSSLL, from the coding sequence GTGACCGAGTCCGGGCCGCGCAACGAGCCGACGTTCCGCCCCTCTCGGCGTGGGCTGCTTTCGGCGGCGCTCGGTGGCGCCGCGGGGCTCGCTCTCGGCGCGACCGGAGGCGTCGCACTCACGCGAACCGACACCCCGGCCCCGGCTTCGACTCCGGCTCCCACGGAGGTCGTGCCCGTGCGCGGCGAGCATCAGGCTGGTGTGCACCTGCCCGCCTCCCCACAGCAGTTCGGCGCGCTGCTGGTGCTCGACACGGCCGCCACGGACACCGGATGGCTGGCCGCGCTCGGCGCACGCATCGTCGCGCTCGGCTCGGACGATGCCCTGCTGCCGGACGGCGCAGGCGACCTCACGGTGACGGTCGGCATCGGACCACGCCTTGTGCCCGATGGGCTGCCGGGCTCGACCGACCTGCCGGGCTTCGCGGACGACAACGAAATCGACCCGGGCGCACGCGGCGGCGACGTGCTGCTCGCCGCCTACTCGAGCGACCCGACCGTGCTCGCCGCCGTGCTCGCTGACCTCGCCCTGCTGGTGCCGGGCGCGGTCACGCGCTGGCAGCAGTTCGTCTTCCGCGGAAAGGGCAGCGGCACCAAGGCCCGTAACCCGCTGGGCTTTATGGATGGCATTGTCGTTCCCCACACCTCGGCCGAATTCGCCGACGGGGTTTGGATTCCCGACGGTCCCGCCGCGGGTGGCAGCATCCTCGTGATCCGCCGACTCCGGCTGGACACGTCAGCCTTCCGCGCTCTCGAGGTCGGCGAGCGGGAGGCGGTCATCGGCCGCAGGCTCAGCGACGGCGCCCCGCTCTCGGGCGGCGCACCCGACGACCAGGTCGACCTGCGCGCGAAGACCCCGGAGGGCGAGCTGCTGGTGCCGGCGCGCTCCCACGCGCGAGCCGCACATCCCTCATTCACCGGCTCGTCGCTGATGTTCCGCCGCAGTTACTCATTCGAAAACGACGGAGAGACCGGGCTCGTTTTTATGTCCTTCCAGAACGAGCTGCGCACCTTCGTGGTCACGCAGCAGCGACTGGATGAGGTCGACGCGCTCAGGACCTTCAGCACACCGACGGCCAGTGCGACGTTCCTCGTGCTGCCGGGTTTCGACGACGAGCGCCCGCTCGGATCGAGCCTGCTCTAG
- a CDS encoding right-handed parallel beta-helix repeat-containing protein — MILIAVLVTSSLLSACSTQPGQSGQALVEVPADAPTISAALELVSPGGLILVSPGEYPESVTIDVADVTLRGTDRNAVIIDGEGLRANGVQVVATGVRVQNLTVRNHTFNGVLVTGMRDANGAQAHNLDGYEKLDPEKFPPLERFEVSNVTASNNGLYGIYAFNSRHGVIRDNYASGSADSGFYVGQCAGCDILVTNNVAENNAIGYENANASDSVLIAGNRFSSNRVGLTLLSWYQEAYLPQKSATVVGNLIADNTSADSPAQALGAFGIGVGLSGANTNTLERNLIAGNASTGVQVTNTEDLASTGNRLVDNSFVDNGIDLANLSAERSPSVGTCVEGSGPGTVLPAGFGSDCAGTSVGVSADRLPALDVPAGLSFLKVSPGPDQPDMTGSLRNVPRPLPDTVAMPNPGSFALPDRTLLADRAVAR, encoded by the coding sequence ATGATTCTCATCGCCGTGCTTGTGACATCGTCGCTCTTGAGCGCGTGCTCAACCCAGCCAGGGCAATCGGGCCAGGCGCTGGTCGAGGTTCCCGCCGACGCCCCGACTATTTCGGCGGCACTCGAGCTCGTGTCCCCGGGCGGGCTGATTCTGGTCTCGCCGGGCGAGTACCCCGAATCCGTGACGATCGATGTGGCCGACGTCACACTGCGTGGCACCGATAGAAACGCGGTCATCATCGACGGCGAGGGGCTGCGCGCCAATGGTGTGCAGGTGGTCGCCACGGGCGTGCGCGTACAGAACCTGACGGTGCGCAATCACACCTTCAATGGCGTGCTAGTCACCGGCATGCGCGATGCCAATGGCGCCCAAGCACACAACCTCGACGGCTACGAGAAGCTCGATCCCGAGAAGTTCCCGCCCCTCGAGCGGTTCGAGGTGAGCAATGTCACAGCCAGCAACAACGGGCTCTACGGCATCTACGCGTTCAATTCACGGCACGGAGTGATCCGTGACAACTACGCATCGGGGTCGGCGGACTCGGGCTTCTACGTCGGCCAGTGCGCTGGCTGCGACATCCTCGTCACCAACAATGTGGCCGAGAACAACGCGATCGGCTACGAGAACGCCAACGCCTCGGACTCGGTGCTGATCGCCGGAAATCGGTTCAGCAGCAACCGAGTGGGCCTCACGCTGTTGTCCTGGTACCAGGAGGCATACCTCCCGCAGAAGTCGGCGACGGTGGTGGGCAACCTCATCGCCGACAACACCTCGGCCGACTCACCCGCCCAAGCGCTCGGCGCGTTCGGCATAGGGGTGGGCCTGTCGGGCGCCAACACGAACACCCTCGAGCGCAATCTCATCGCCGGCAACGCCTCGACCGGCGTGCAGGTGACGAATACCGAAGACCTCGCCTCGACCGGCAACCGGCTCGTCGACAATTCCTTTGTGGATAACGGCATCGATCTGGCCAACCTGTCGGCAGAGCGATCCCCGTCGGTGGGAACCTGCGTTGAAGGCAGCGGGCCAGGCACGGTGCTTCCTGCCGGGTTCGGCAGCGACTGCGCCGGGACGAGCGTCGGAGTCTCGGCAGACAGGCTGCCCGCACTCGATGTGCCCGCTGGCCTGTCCTTCCTGAAGGTTTCGCCGGGGCCGGACCAGCCCGATATGACCGGGTCGCTCCGAAACGTGCCCCGTCCCCTTCCCGACACCGTCGCCATGCCGAACCCCGGCTCCTTCGCTCTTCCCGACCGCACTCTCCTCGCGGACCGGGCGGTCGCCCGGTGA